In Patulibacter sp. SYSU D01012, a single window of DNA contains:
- a CDS encoding adenylate/guanylate cyclase domain-containing protein, with product MAEPPGLRGAGVRGAHSVTAASRSLTAASRRILARPQVVARLVHLALVAVLAMANVVAAGICVLLVVFVVPGRADDAAQHALGDNAWFLLAYLGIAIPWVVLWSWRALRRVTRWIGEGREAQEDELRALLRAPLRVGVMLGAAWTLAAVVFAGFNVWRSDSGEAVTVLLALRVFIVTLLTGLTMAAIGYLVTERLLRPVSALALQSGGLDRTVLPGSTTRQLLGWGTATGAPVLGVVLVGVLAVADPTDMTVRGLAVSMIVLGGVALVVGAAVELLAARAVADPVRAVRQGMTRVRGGDLDVRVPVYDASDLGRLQDGFNRMAAGLQDRDRLRDLFGRHVGEEVARSALEQEDVRLGGQVRDVCALFVDLVGSTALASGRGPDEVVALLNRFFGVVVGTVAEQGGWVNKFQGDAALVVFGAPGQQDDAPDRALRAARILARRLADELPELRAGVGVSGGPAVAGYVGAEERLEYTVIGDPINEAARLTEVAKETPGLVAVAGRLVADASRAERARWRHHERRVVRGRSAPTDVMVPVDADAGPSAPADDDGGATPGEG from the coding sequence ATGGCTGAGCCGCCCGGCCTGCGCGGCGCCGGCGTCCGCGGCGCCCATTCGGTCACCGCCGCGTCGCGGTCGCTGACGGCCGCGTCGCGGCGCATCTTGGCGCGGCCGCAGGTCGTCGCGCGCCTCGTGCACCTGGCGCTCGTCGCCGTCCTGGCGATGGCCAACGTCGTCGCGGCCGGCATCTGCGTGCTGCTCGTGGTCTTCGTCGTCCCCGGCCGGGCGGACGACGCCGCCCAGCACGCGCTGGGCGACAACGCGTGGTTCCTCCTCGCCTACCTGGGGATCGCGATCCCCTGGGTCGTCCTGTGGTCGTGGCGGGCGCTGCGGCGGGTGACGCGCTGGATCGGGGAGGGGCGCGAGGCGCAGGAGGACGAGCTGCGGGCCCTCCTCCGCGCCCCGCTGCGGGTCGGCGTCATGCTCGGCGCCGCCTGGACGCTGGCGGCCGTCGTCTTCGCCGGGTTCAACGTCTGGCGGTCCGACAGCGGCGAGGCGGTCACCGTCCTGCTGGCCCTCCGGGTCTTCATCGTCACGCTGCTGACGGGCCTGACGATGGCGGCGATCGGCTACCTCGTCACCGAGCGGCTGCTGCGCCCGGTCTCCGCCCTGGCGCTCCAGTCCGGCGGCCTGGACCGCACCGTCCTGCCCGGCAGCACGACGCGCCAGCTCCTGGGCTGGGGGACCGCGACGGGCGCGCCCGTCCTCGGGGTCGTCCTCGTCGGCGTCCTCGCCGTGGCGGATCCGACCGACATGACGGTCCGGGGCCTGGCCGTGTCGATGATCGTGCTCGGCGGCGTCGCGCTCGTCGTGGGCGCCGCCGTGGAGCTGCTGGCGGCCCGGGCGGTCGCGGACCCGGTGCGTGCGGTGCGCCAGGGCATGACGCGGGTGCGCGGCGGCGACCTGGACGTGCGCGTCCCGGTGTACGACGCGAGCGACCTGGGGCGCCTGCAGGACGGCTTCAACCGGATGGCCGCCGGGCTGCAGGACCGCGACCGCCTGCGCGACCTGTTCGGCCGCCACGTGGGCGAGGAGGTCGCCCGCTCGGCCCTCGAGCAGGAGGACGTACGGCTGGGCGGCCAGGTGCGCGACGTCTGTGCGCTCTTCGTCGACCTCGTCGGCTCGACCGCGCTGGCGTCCGGCCGCGGGCCGGACGAGGTCGTCGCGCTGCTCAACCGCTTCTTCGGCGTCGTCGTCGGCACCGTCGCCGAGCAGGGGGGATGGGTCAACAAGTTCCAGGGCGACGCCGCGCTCGTCGTCTTCGGCGCCCCCGGGCAGCAGGACGACGCCCCGGACCGTGCGCTCCGCGCGGCGCGCATCCTCGCGCGCCGGCTGGCCGACGAGCTGCCCGAGCTGCGCGCGGGGGTGGGGGTCAGCGGCGGCCCGGCGGTCGCCGGCTACGTCGGCGCGGAGGAGCGCCTGGAGTACACGGTGATCGGCGATCCGATCAACGAGGCCGCGCGCCTCACCGAGGTGGCGAAGGAGACGCCGGGCCTCGTCGCGGTCGCCGGGCGCCTGGTCGCGGACGCCTCGCGCGCGGAGCGGGCCCGCTGGCGCCACCACGAGCGGCGCGTCGTCCGCGGGCGGAGCGCGCCGACCGACGTCATGGTGCCCGTGGACGCGGACGCCGGCCCGAGCGCCCCGGCGGACGACGACGGCGGCGCGACGCCCGGCGAGGGGTGA